Genomic segment of Phycodurus eques isolate BA_2022a chromosome 13, UOR_Pequ_1.1, whole genome shotgun sequence:
acaCTCCACTGAGGGCCTGAAATACTGACAACTACCCAGTCCTGGtgatagtggaaaaaaaaaagcgtattGACAGCCTAGTTGCTGTTTAGACTGACGCATGTTAAAATAGGTGTACACTGAGTACTACATTCATATACCCATTTTCTTGTAATAATCCTCCCAGGCCTTGGTGTAATCTGCCTGTCCACTCTGACCTGCAGCCTGTGGGtcacctgttaaaaaaaatggtacttGTAATTCGTCAATCATTCCGAGTAGGCCTTCCTCCTCCACGGGGCTGTCAACCTTAAGATGGCCGGGAACTCTACCCTGTccctaactttaaaaaaaataaatgaaaattttaaaataaccggggggaggggggggaaaatgaacaCTTGTCTCCTGTCACCCAAAACCAGCTAGACCAATGACAGCTAGTCAGCTAAGCTACACTTCCAAGCTAATGCCGTTGGGGGGGGAACATTACCTTGACCGTTGGACTGAGTGGTGCCCGGCGCTGCACCCGTGGGCGTCATGGGAGCCTGAGGTTGCTGGCCGTATTGGGCATAGTAGGCCGCCCACGCTGCGGCGTTAGCGTCAGCTGCTGCTTTGTCTGAACCCATAgtgaacaacacaaaaaaaagacttttagaCAAATTTGATCACAATAAAAGCTCAGTTCAAACCCGTCAGATCCTTACTTGGATCAGGCTGGCCCTGCTGCCAGTGCGGGTAGCCGTTGCCCCACCCCTGAGGCTGGTAAGGTGCTGGGGGACCACTaatcaaagagaaaaagaagttTCACAAAATGGTCACATTTCAAAGTTTATAGAAAAACGAGCATTGTACTTACTGTGGTCCTGGGGGTCCCTGGTTGTAAGGCCCGGGGTTGTACGGACCCATGGGAGCACCAGGGGGTCCTGGAGGGCCAGGAGGACCATGTGGGCCCGGACCTCCATGTGGACCAGGGGGGCCATGTGGGCCACCCATTGGAGTGACAGGTCCCTGGatgacccaaaaaataaaaaataaaaataaaaaaaacttaactgAGGAACGGTGCATTTAAATAGACTAGTGTCAATTTCCACTGAAAGTTCCAGGTGCTTAAAGTTAATGGCACTTGTAATACCTTGCACTAAAGTAACATGATGCAGCTGCGTACTCTGTAACACCCACAATGCAGTAGTAAGTGGATGTAGAGAAGAATATCAAAgcaattgaaaaacaatgaCCACGTATTGCCTAAGCGAACAGCTGTAGACTCCAAGTCACTTGATTTTTGATTACCTGCCCCATCTAACCctatataaaattttaaaaaagaaatatttttcctCACTATTCCAATCAGATGAAAGTTAAGTGATCAGATCGGGATAACTTCCATTCCGGAACCCACTACGCGGTGGCGGTACtattttgtacaaattgtaCTACCCCATCAAGGACAGGGTCATCTTTTGGCATTTATACATCACCATACTACTACAGTAAACTAGACAATAGTTTCCATTCCAGAAAAAAACAGTCCACCAGAAGTTCCAGAGTGCAGTTCCTGCAGTGGACACAGGCCATAGGTCTGTGATGTAAACCTACACTCCCCATCCCTACTGTAGATAGACACCCTTTACTCACTCCAATCTTCTCCTCTACCAGCTGCCTGGCATAGTCGATCTGCTGAGGCGAGCCCCTGACCGTGAACATCTTGACATTGGGGTCAGAGTTGGGAGGAGGATTCCTCTGCAACTCAATCCTGGCCCCCGACTGTTGGCTGATTCCTTTGATGGTCTCACCACCTGGAGGACAATTCGTCCATTATTATTTCTACCCAGGCAGGTGGCTTTGTCAAAAGGTAGCCATTAGGTCATCGTGCCTTTTCCAATGATGAGGCCTGTCTTCATGGTTGGGACGGTGAAGGTGAACTCCTGGAGGCCACCAGGGGGCCCCATGTTCCAATTGCCCTGCCCGCGTCCTCTGCCTCTGCcgcccccaccaccacctccaccgTGGCCCGGAGGCCCGCCGGCCTGGACGCTCCTCAGCAGGTCCGAAATTATCTCTGCTGCGTGCTGAGCCTGGTCAGGAGGACCCATTATCTGTGCTATCCTGTCTGGTGCACTGCCATCATCTAGAAAGCGAGAACAAGATTAATTAGAAGCTGCGCTTGTATTTGACTGATTTCCTCATATTGCATCTTGAGCTTAGGTCTCAGACAAATAGGGTTAGGATTATCCATCAGCTTGTCAGCGTGGTGCATGAGTTTTAATCATTGACCGACACTACAAAAAAGGCATTCAAGACGGCGGCAATAACAAACCTTGTTTAAACTGGATCCTAACCCCCGTGTCACTCTGGATCTTCTTGATCATCTCTCCATTTCTGCCAATGACTATTCCGACTGCAAACCGGGGAACAGGAACcttgaggagaaaaaaagaaacatggtTAGGACACCACCCAAAATCCTGTCCTTCTAGAAAGAAACTTAACTCACGTCTAAGCTCTCGCCGCCACCACCTCCAATTCTGGACCCGTACTCGCCCCTCTGCTCTCTGAAGCCCTGGTCTCTGATCAGCTCCATCACCATCTCTTTGGCTTGCTGTAGAAAGACCATTATATGAGGCGGAAAAAATGTCACAGCCTCATCTCTAGAAACTAAATTTCAAAGACTATCACCCACCTGAACTTTAAAGGGTTCTCCCGAAATGCGGAGAGGTTTGTCTGCACCTGTGTTTTGGGGGCCATCTTGAATCATGACCATCTTCACTCCAGCTCTCTCCTGCATGGCAACAGCCAAGTTACAATGCAGTCGAAGGCAACTTTGGTTTCTCCGACGGACTAAACACTCACCTGAAGGCTCTTGATGGTCTCTCCTCCCTTGCCAATGACGAGGCCGGCTTTCGAGGCAGGGACCATAATCTCCTGAACAGTCATGCCTGGGCCGTCATTGTGGTGGAACGCTGGGGACGGCCGTCCCTTCTCAACGATCTCCGTGAGCAGCCTCTTTGCCATCCTGTCAGAAAGACGAGAAGcaagtcacacaacattgtttacaaaataacaaaaacatgatgTCTCAAattccagttcagggtgtacctcgcctctcgcccagagtcacctgggataggctctagcacacccgcgaccctagtaaggataagtggCACGGAAAATAGATTGATGGAAAACATGATGCTTGCGATTTAAAATACTTACTGGATTGCGTCGGGTCCTCCCGTCAATGTCACTGACCGATCGGGCATACCTCCACTGTCTACAAGACAAAGCAAATTTAATCAATgcaagcaaaaataaaactacttcTCATGGCTAAACACTAAACCTACCAGGTGCAATCTGTATTTTGCAGCCAGACTCCTGCTGCAGACGTGAGATTTGTTCACCGCCTCTTCCGATAACTAGACAAAAGGACAAAGTGTCAccacatttttgtatttcacaACAGAAACAACTGATATTCACAAGTGAACTTACTGAATCCAACCATTCCATCGGGAACCTTGAATTCCTCTGATATTGATCTGAGGGTGGGTTAGCACAGTGCAATGTTTGAGGAAATGGAATCGATTCTTCTACCAACTACTCCGATTAATCGAGTAATAAGATAAAaactgattttgcattattaaacaacaaaatgtgcctGCGAGGTGCAGCTATTGACCATTTTGGGTCACCATTCTCACGTACCACAGTATAATCTGTGGCTTTGACTGTGTGGGGCTTTAAAAAGTGGG
This window contains:
- the fubp1 gene encoding far upstream element-binding protein 1 isoform X5 codes for the protein MADYSSVAPPSSGGGGMNEAFKDALQRARQIAAKIGGDGVAPPPTSEFGYGGQKRPLEDADQPETKKVATNDAFSAMGAMGGPPRSISEEFKVPDGMVGFIIGRGGEQISRLQQESGCKIQIAPDSGGMPDRSVTLTGGPDAIQMAKRLLTEIVEKGRPSPAFHHNDGPGMTVQEIMVPASKAGLVIGKGGETIKSLQERAGVKMVMIQDGPQNTGADKPLRISGEPFKVQQAKEMVMELIRDQGFREQRGEYGSRIGGGGGESLDVPVPRFAVGIVIGRNGEMIKKIQSDTGVRIQFKQDDGSAPDRIAQIMGPPDQAQHAAEIISDLLRSVQAGGPPGHGGGGGGGGRGRGRGQGNWNMGPPGGLQEFTFTVPTMKTGLIIGKGGETIKGISQQSGARIELQRNPPPNSDPNVKMFTVRGSPQQIDYARQLVEEKIGGPVTPMGGPHGPPGPHGGPGPHGPPGPPGPPGAPMGPYNPGPYNQGPPGPHGPPAPYQPQGWGNGYPHWQQGQPDPSSDKAAADANAAAWAAYYAQYGQQPQAPMTPTGAAPGTTQSNGQGDPQAAGQSGQADYTKAWEDYYKKMGQQSQQPQDYTKAWEEYYKKQGQAAPQAAAPAAAAAPTTQPGGQPDYSAAWAEYYRQQAAYYGTGNPQTMGAAPQAPQCSPPTPPDLAP
- the fubp1 gene encoding far upstream element-binding protein 1 isoform X2, which encodes MADYSSVAPPSSGGGGMNEAFKDALQRARQIAAKIGGDGVAPPPTSEFGYGGQKRPLEDAGGYFPMPNLNIDQPETKKVATNDAFSAMGAMGGPPRSISEEFKVPDGMVGFIIGRGGEQISRLQQESGCKIQIAPDSGGMPDRSVTLTGGPDAIQMAKRLLTEIVEKGRPSPAFHHNDGPGMTVQEIMVPASKAGLVIGKGGETIKSLQERAGVKMVMIQDGPQNTGADKPLRISGEPFKVQQAKEMVMELIRDQGFREQRGEYGSRIGGGGGESLDVPVPRFAVGIVIGRNGEMIKKIQSDTGVRIQFKQDDGSAPDRIAQIMGPPDQAQHAAEIISDLLRSVQAGGPPGHGGGGGGGGRGRGRGQGNWNMGPPGGLQEFTFTVPTMKTGLIIGKGGETIKGISQQSGARIELQRNPPPNSDPNVKMFTVRGSPQQIDYARQLVEEKIGGPVTPMGGPHGPPGPHGGPGPHGPPGPPGPPGAPMGPYNPGPYNQGPPGPHGPPAPYQPQGWGNGYPHWQQGQPDPNKAAADANAAAWAAYYAQYGQQPQAPMTPTGAAPGTTQSNGQGDPQAAGQSGQADYTKAWEDYYKKMGQQSQQPQDYTKAWEEYYKKQGQAAPQAAAPAAAAAPTTQPGGQPDYSAAWAEYYRQQAAYYGTGNPQTMGAAPQAPQCSPPTPPDLAP
- the fubp1 gene encoding far upstream element-binding protein 1 isoform X1 — encoded protein: MADYSSVAPPSSGGGGMNEAFKDALQRARQIAAKIGGDGVAPPPTSEFGYGGQKRPLEDAGGYFPMPNLNIDQPETKKVATNDAFSAMGAMGGPPRSISEEFKVPDGMVGFIIGRGGEQISRLQQESGCKIQIAPDSGGMPDRSVTLTGGPDAIQMAKRLLTEIVEKGRPSPAFHHNDGPGMTVQEIMVPASKAGLVIGKGGETIKSLQERAGVKMVMIQDGPQNTGADKPLRISGEPFKVQQAKEMVMELIRDQGFREQRGEYGSRIGGGGGESLDVPVPRFAVGIVIGRNGEMIKKIQSDTGVRIQFKQDDGSAPDRIAQIMGPPDQAQHAAEIISDLLRSVQAGGPPGHGGGGGGGGRGRGRGQGNWNMGPPGGLQEFTFTVPTMKTGLIIGKGGETIKGISQQSGARIELQRNPPPNSDPNVKMFTVRGSPQQIDYARQLVEEKIGGPVTPMGGPHGPPGPHGGPGPHGPPGPPGPPGAPMGPYNPGPYNQGPPGPHGPPAPYQPQGWGNGYPHWQQGQPDPSSDKAAADANAAAWAAYYAQYGQQPQAPMTPTGAAPGTTQSNGQGDPQAAGQSGQADYTKAWEDYYKKMGQQSQQPQDYTKAWEEYYKKQGQAAPQAAAPAAAAAPTTQPGGQPDYSAAWAEYYRQQAAYYGTGNPQTMGAAPQAPQCSPPTPPDLAP
- the fubp1 gene encoding far upstream element-binding protein 1 isoform X4 produces the protein MADYSSVAPPSSGGGGMNEAFKDALQRARQIAAKIGGDGVAPPPTSEFGYGGQKRPLEDAGGYFPMPNLNIDQPETKKVATNDAFSAMGAMGGPPRSISEEFKVPDGMVGFIIGRGGEQISRLQQESGCKIQIAPDSGGMPDRSVTLTGGPDAIQMAKRLLTEIVEKGRPSPAFHHNDGPGMTVQEIMVPASKAGLVIGKGGETIKSLQERAGVKMVMIQDGPQNTGADKPLRISGEPFKVQQAKEMVMELIRDQGFREQRGEYGSRIGGGGGESLDVPVPRFAVGIVIGRNGEMIKKIQSDTGVRIQFKQDDGSAPDRIAQIMGPPDQAQHAAEIISDLLRSVQAGGPPGHGGGGGGGGRGRGRGQGNWNMGPPGGLQEFTFTVPTMKTGLIIGKGGETIKGISQQSGARIELQRNPPPNSDPNVKMFTVRGSPQQIDYARQLVEEKIGGPVTPMGGPHGPPGPHGGPGPHGPPGPPGPPGAPMGPYNPGPYNQGPPGPHGPPAPYQPQGWGNGYPHWQQGQPDPSSDKAAADANAAAWAAYYAQYGQQPQAPMTPTGAAPGTTQSNGQGDPQAAGQSGQADYTKAWEDYYKKMGQQSQQPQDYTKAWEEYYKKQGQAAPQAAAPAAAAAPTTQPGGQPDYSAAWAEYYRQQAAYYGTGNPQTMGAAPQAPQGQ
- the fubp1 gene encoding far upstream element-binding protein 1 isoform X3; amino-acid sequence: MADYSSVAPPSSGGGGMNEAFKDALQRARQIAAKIGGDGVAPPPTSEFGYGGQKRPLEDAGGYFPMPNLNIDQPETKKVATNDAFSAMGAMGGPPRSISEEFKVPDGMVGFIIGRGGEQISRLQQESGCKIQIAPDSGGMPDRSVTLTGGPDAIQMAKRLLTEIVEKGRPSPAFHHNDGPGMTVQEIMVPASKAGLVIGKGGETIKSLQERAGVKMVMIQDGPQNTGADKPLRISGEPFKVQQAKEMVMELIRDQGFREQRGEYGSRIGGGGGESLDVPVPRFAVGIVIGRNGEMIKKIQSDTGVRIQFKQDDGSAPDRIAQIMGPPDQAQHAAEIISDLLRSVQAGGPPGHGGGGGGGGRGRGRGQGNWNMGPPGGLQEFTFTVPTMKTGLIIGKGGETIKGISQQSGARIELQRNPPPNSDPNVKMFTVRGSPQQIDYARQLVEEKIGGPVTPMGGPHGPPGPHGGPGPHGPPGPPGPPGAPMGPYNPGPYNQGPPGPHGPPAPYQPQGWGNGYPHWQQGQPDPSSDKAAADANAAAWAAYYAQYGQQPQAPMTPTGAAPGTTQSNGQGDPQAAGQSGQADYTKAWEDYYKKMGQQSQQPQDYTKAWEEYYKKQGQAAPQAAAPAAAAAPTTQPGGQPDYSAAWAEYYRQQAAYYGTGNPQTMGAAPQAPQVVRC
- the fubp1 gene encoding far upstream element-binding protein 1 isoform X6: MADYSSVAPPSSGGGGMNEAFKDALQRARQIAAKIGGDGVAPPPTSEFGYGGQKRPLEDAGGYFPMPNLNIDQPETKKVATNDAFSAMGAMGGPPRSISEEFKVPDGMVGFIIGRGGEQISRLQQESGCKIQIAPDSGGMPDRSVTLTGGPDAIQMAKRLLTEIVEKGRPSPAFHHNDGPGMTVQEIMVPASKAGLVIGKGGETIKSLQERAGVKMVMIQDGPQNTGADKPLRISGEPFKVQQAKEMVMELIRDQGFREQRGEYGSRIGGGGGESLDVPVPRFAVGIVIGRNGEMIKKIQSDTGVRIQFKQDDGSAPDRIAQIMGPPDQAQHAAEIISDLLRSVQAGGPPGHGGGGGGGGRGRGRGQGNWNMGPPGGLQEFTFTVPTMKTGLIIGKGGETIKGISQQSGARIELQRNPPPNSDPNVKMFTVRGSPQQIDYARQLVEEKIGGPVTPMGGPHGPPGPHGGPGPHGPPGPPGPPGAPMGPYNPGPYNQGPPGPHGPPAPYQPQGWGNGYPHWQQGQPDPSSDKAAADANAAAWAAYYAQYGQQPQAPMTPTGAAPGTTQSNGQGQQSQQPQDYTKAWEEYYKKQGQAAPQAAAPAAAAAPTTQPGGQPDYSAAWAEYYRQQAAYYGTGNPQTMGAAPQAPQCSPPTPPDLAP